A part of Terriglobus roseus genomic DNA contains:
- a CDS encoding patatin-like phospholipase family protein, which yields MRMMFSGTYSRRLLACSLVAVLLLPELSAQANGGVMAPASGGGSNQQLTPQQGPPQGALAPPPSGSGAHGDPFPDLGRKRIGIALGGGGALALSEIGVLRWMEENHIPVDVIAGTSMGSLLGALYATGHTPDQITALTSDKVFSKVFRLDTDFRELNFRRREDQRFLPGGFSLGLKHGPSIRNGVLLDYGLNQFLNAQFLPYGADFSFNNLPLPFRCVATDILVGREAVFTHGPLAEAVRASISIPGVFPPLEDGGHIYVDGALTENLPTDIVKRELHADVVLAVSLPLTPPGTGDTNSLLGILGRSFSVASWSNEVRSRQLADVLIEPVTPAGAGTSDYAKAGDLAQAGYVAAQKMAPQLLKYRVSDEEWETYMAHRQHREARTPQNIASVKVIAPNNHSAIGVRDTVDDLPGKKLNTDEVEAKLNEVRSDGRYNTDYFLTTPGQKLDTEVTGPANVGRHVEGRELLHPDEKRGPGDDTLPEMVETASQPPAASETPNNTIPPGKSDKGSKKKEAKPVFETVAPSSSGKVAIAIAEKPGYVPGPNDVDLNMVVRDRPGGPPYLLLGANIISQSGGTNRATLDAILTQQDLGTYKSEGRLLMRIGRVTQFVPEYYWRPNDHNFFIAPRLQLYRTLEPIWVDQHKVSDRLTQTAGGGVDFGYSQSHFTEWRLGYQMTHQLWNLSTGSDGQPDIHGNSQQVRLQYSFNGQDRAMVPRHGLRADVSGGYLFNTVNSVNAPVLQASGAYFYDLGHNNTVSFSLEGGTMANRQVADPFRFTLGGPLRLTASAYDEYRGTDYMLIRPAYFRRIAQLPMPLGQSIYIIGTYELGRMYSPDRDTLMRQDVFFGLAAETPIGALTFGPAIGDHDHRKFVFTLGRFF from the coding sequence ATGAGGATGATGTTTTCCGGAACGTACAGCCGCCGCTTGTTGGCCTGCTCGCTAGTGGCAGTGCTTCTCCTGCCCGAACTGTCTGCACAGGCAAACGGCGGAGTTATGGCTCCTGCTTCCGGTGGTGGTTCCAACCAACAATTGACGCCTCAGCAGGGCCCGCCTCAGGGTGCGCTGGCCCCTCCGCCATCCGGTAGCGGTGCTCATGGTGACCCCTTCCCGGATCTCGGTCGCAAACGCATCGGTATTGCGCTGGGTGGTGGTGGCGCGCTTGCACTCAGCGAGATTGGCGTACTCCGGTGGATGGAAGAGAATCACATTCCAGTGGATGTCATTGCTGGGACCAGCATGGGGTCGCTCCTTGGTGCACTCTATGCAACGGGACACACTCCCGACCAGATCACAGCACTCACCAGCGACAAGGTGTTCTCAAAGGTCTTTCGTCTCGACACTGATTTTCGCGAGTTGAACTTCCGTCGCCGTGAAGACCAGCGTTTTCTTCCCGGCGGATTCAGTCTTGGTTTGAAGCACGGGCCTTCCATTCGCAACGGTGTTCTGCTGGATTACGGGCTCAATCAATTTCTGAACGCGCAGTTCCTGCCTTACGGCGCAGATTTCTCATTTAACAATCTGCCGCTGCCATTCCGCTGTGTAGCCACGGATATTCTCGTGGGCCGCGAAGCCGTATTTACCCACGGCCCGCTTGCAGAGGCGGTACGCGCGTCTATCTCTATCCCCGGTGTGTTTCCGCCGCTGGAAGACGGTGGCCACATCTATGTGGACGGCGCGCTGACTGAAAACCTCCCAACAGACATCGTGAAACGTGAATTGCATGCCGACGTCGTGCTCGCAGTTTCGCTGCCGCTTACACCGCCGGGAACGGGCGATACCAACTCGCTCCTCGGCATCCTGGGCCGCAGTTTTTCCGTCGCGTCATGGAGCAACGAAGTTCGGTCACGCCAGCTTGCGGATGTTCTGATTGAACCCGTAACACCCGCCGGCGCGGGAACCTCAGACTACGCAAAGGCAGGCGATCTGGCGCAGGCAGGCTACGTTGCGGCACAGAAGATGGCGCCACAACTGCTGAAGTATCGCGTCTCCGATGAGGAGTGGGAGACGTACATGGCCCATCGCCAGCATCGCGAAGCGCGTACGCCGCAAAACATCGCTTCAGTGAAAGTCATCGCCCCCAACAATCACAGTGCCATCGGTGTCCGCGACACGGTGGATGACCTACCCGGCAAGAAGCTGAACACTGACGAGGTAGAGGCGAAACTGAATGAGGTTCGCAGCGATGGTCGCTACAACACGGATTACTTCCTGACGACTCCAGGCCAGAAGCTGGATACGGAAGTGACTGGACCGGCGAACGTAGGCCGTCATGTAGAAGGCAGGGAACTGCTGCATCCTGACGAAAAACGCGGCCCCGGCGACGACACGCTCCCGGAGATGGTGGAGACCGCGTCGCAACCCCCCGCAGCGTCTGAGACTCCGAACAATACGATCCCTCCTGGAAAATCCGACAAAGGCTCAAAGAAGAAGGAGGCGAAGCCGGTCTTTGAGACGGTTGCTCCCAGCAGTTCTGGCAAGGTCGCGATCGCCATTGCAGAAAAGCCCGGCTACGTTCCCGGACCGAATGATGTTGACCTGAACATGGTCGTTCGCGACCGTCCTGGTGGTCCACCGTATCTCCTGCTTGGAGCAAACATCATTTCTCAATCCGGTGGCACCAACCGTGCCACTCTCGATGCCATCCTCACGCAGCAGGATCTTGGCACTTACAAGAGCGAAGGTCGTCTGTTGATGCGCATTGGTCGTGTGACACAGTTTGTGCCGGAATACTACTGGCGTCCGAACGATCACAATTTCTTTATCGCGCCACGTCTCCAGCTCTATCGCACGCTGGAGCCCATATGGGTAGACCAGCACAAAGTCTCAGACCGTCTTACGCAGACAGCCGGTGGTGGCGTGGATTTTGGTTACAGCCAGAGCCACTTTACCGAGTGGCGTCTGGGCTATCAGATGACCCATCAGCTCTGGAACCTCAGCACTGGTAGCGATGGTCAACCTGATATCCATGGCAACTCTCAACAGGTGCGTCTGCAGTACAGCTTTAACGGGCAGGACCGTGCCATGGTGCCGCGTCATGGTCTGCGTGCTGACGTGTCCGGTGGATATCTGTTCAATACCGTGAACAGTGTGAACGCACCGGTTCTCCAGGCTTCTGGCGCATACTTCTATGACCTTGGGCACAACAACACTGTGTCTTTCAGTCTTGAAGGCGGCACCATGGCCAATCGTCAGGTTGCCGATCCTTTCCGCTTCACGCTGGGTGGGCCGCTCCGTCTGACAGCATCCGCATACGATGAATACCGCGGCACAGACTACATGCTGATTCGTCCTGCTTACTTCAGGCGCATTGCCCAACTGCCCATGCCCCTGGGACAAAGTATTTACATCATCGGCACCTATGAACTTGGTCGCATGTACTCACCGGACCGCGACACGCTGATGCGGCAGGACGTTTTCTTCGGGCTCGCTGCAGAAACCCCCATCGGCGCGCTCACCTTCGGGCCGGCCATCGGCGATCATGACCACCGCAAATTCGTCTTCACCCTGGGACGGTTCTTCTAG
- a CDS encoding YraN family protein yields MPRPRPLLALMEYLTAISTPRHDQRRGVDAATMRGHMGEDAAYFYLRRLGFKVVAQRWESDFAPGEVDVVAWEGETLCFIEVKTRRQHSPVAAEAAIDGDKQQAMERQADAYVRELPWPEGRRPKIAIRFDAVLVHLREQGRPDVQLIRNVF; encoded by the coding sequence ATGCCTCGACCACGCCCGTTACTTGCGCTGATGGAATACCTTACAGCGATCTCCACCCCACGGCATGACCAGCGACGAGGTGTGGATGCCGCCACGATGCGAGGTCACATGGGCGAAGATGCAGCGTACTTTTATCTGCGTCGACTGGGGTTCAAAGTGGTGGCGCAACGCTGGGAAAGCGACTTTGCTCCGGGCGAAGTGGATGTTGTGGCCTGGGAGGGCGAGACGCTGTGTTTCATTGAGGTAAAAACACGCAGGCAGCACTCCCCCGTTGCCGCGGAAGCCGCAATCGATGGTGACAAGCAACAAGCGATGGAGCGCCAGGCCGACGCCTATGTGCGTGAACTGCCATGGCCCGAGGGTCGCAGGCCGAAGATTGCGATTCGCTTTGACGCTGTGCTGGTACATCTGCGCGAACAGGGCAGGCCGGATGTGCAGCTGATCCGTAATGTCTTCTGA